The genomic region ATCTTCAGCCGAAGTTGTGGTGTCCGATGTGGGATTATCAATATGGTGAGGAGTACTAATCGGATCGGTGTTATCGTCATTTTCCTCATTACCTTGATTTGGATCAGCATGTGGCCATGGGTCAAACTGAGAGTCTGAATCTGATTGATTGGTATGCTCGTTATCCGTGGATGTATTCGTGGTGTGTTTGTGCTCTGGACTTGACCCAGCACCTACGCCATCATACTCTGTCGTGTCTGGTTTTGGAACTGGATCACTGTTAGATCGTGAAGGTTGAGTATTCGTGTTGATTTTGGACTCATTTTGATGATTCGCTGCTGAGTGCGTATCTGATTGTGGTTGTGAGTCACGGTCAGGGTCGGACCGTTGGGGGTCAGATTGCATTCCAGATTCAGATTCCTGTGATGATGGGCGAAACTGGAACTTATTTCCGCCGCAGTCCGGACACCCAGAGAGCATTTGTTTGGATCCATCAGGGAACACGCGACCGCAGTTTGTACATTCGTGTGGCATTTAATTAGTGGTGTCCGTATGATAGTCGTTGTATGATGTAGTGTGACGTAATATGTGATTATTTTTACGTTGAGCCTTTTCTCTCACGGTGGATTATTTATGTGAAATAAACGCACTAATGAGGTTTTCATCCTTATGAAGTGTCTCAATCTGGTCTGCTGGTCCGATGACTGTGAGTTTCTGCGGAGATTCACCTCCAATTAGTCGTCCAAAGAGACTGGTATTGTTAGCAGTTGATTGTGGGTA from Haloquadratum walsbyi C23 harbors:
- a CDS encoding OapC/ArvC family zinc-ribbon domain-containing protein, which translates into the protein MPHECTNCGRVFPDGSKQMLSGCPDCGGNKFQFRPSSQESESGMQSDPQRSDPDRDSQPQSDTHSAANHQNESKINTNTQPSRSNSDPVPKPDTTEYDGVGAGSSPEHKHTTNTSTDNEHTNQSDSDSQFDPWPHADPNQGNEENDDNTDPISTPHHIDNPTSDTTTSAEDSKLHNPSEKDDENNAQASARGDIISPEELAAMGASSDAEGHPQQEVQSHSESLDSSSKDHSQTSTGDSQSSSESSTDTDDPGLDDLRTELNQQFESIRIVAPGQYELNLMELYDRSEYIISLQEDGRYVIEVPNAGRELSDNTN